CAGTGATCTTAATGAGAAAAGGAGGAGATTCAGGATGAGAAGGCTGCTCCTGGGTCTCTGTGCGTGCGCATTAGAAAATGCATACTACGTTTAGATCAAGTAATGTTTTGAAAGATTCTAGATAAGACTGGGTAGGTATAGGAGCGAGTGACagtcagtgtgtaggtgtgtcTCACCTGCTGGGACAGGGACCATTACTGTCtttttctgtctggtctgtccggTCCCGTGACAGGAGTTACATGGGGTGGAGATCACAGTGCCTTTCCCATTACACCGACGGCATGTCGACCGCATCACAAAGGGGCCAGTGTTCACCGTCTCCTGTACAAGGCAAAACACACAAGCATGTGAGACAAGCACATGTGACACGAACACTTCACGCCACACATCATGTCACCTACCATGCCAGAGCCGTTGCAGTAGTGGCAGTGCACAACCTTGGTGCCAGGCTCGCTCCCTTTGCCATCACAACGCTGGCAGCTGGCCTCAGTGTTGAACGCCATCTCTTTGTTGACCCCCTTGGCAGCTTGGGTGAACGTCAGCTCCATGATAAactgggaggaaaggagagacaaGAGATTCATATTGGATGTCTTTAACAAAAAGTTTACACTCCTAAAAAAGTAAttgcttcctgcttttacttcctggcaTGGGCTCACTCAATATGACCTCCCTgaacattgacttgaatgagCAGTCAAAACTTCTGTTTGTGCTATATAGCCAACTCATATGGTGGTTGTCATGCACAGACAgcacaaaacagatctgggattaGGCTAGTCGTAACCCCTTCTCCAAACCCCTTGGTTCTAAAAGCAGTATGGCATCCCAACTACATACCTCCTGGGGCTGATCAAATACGGCATTGAAGTCGCCGAAGCCGCGGCTTCCGGAGAACTCCCCAAAGATCTTGCGGAACAGTTCCTCTGGGTCCACGCTGTTGGCCTGTCCGCTCCAGTACTGCTGGTGTCCACCACCACCGCCCGCCTGGCTGGCGTCGAACCCTGCCACCCCGTACGTGTCATACTGCTTCCTCTTCACCTCGTCACTCAGCACCTGGGGGAGGACAAAGCAGGAAGTAAGATGCACAGTCCTCCAATAAGACCAGGCAGTTCCTTCATAAAGTCAAGTGGTTCTGATGTTTCGTTTACTTGATTAACAGACACTTTCTTCAAGAGTGACATCAAATAGTACCAAGAAACCTGTTAGGAAAGTAACGAACTAGTGATTCCACAACAGCTACACAAGTCACAGAAATATTGCTATCCCTTTAATCTAATTTTAGTTTCTTAAAAGGGAAGCCCATTTTCAAGAAGGTCAGCTAAACCTCATAAGCCTCAGCCAGCTGAGCAAATTTCTCCTTGGCCTTAGGGTCTTCCTTGTTGGTGTCAGGGTGATACTTCTTAGCCATCTGAAGAGGGACAACAACAAACATTATCTTTCAACAACTGTGGTGACAGCTAAGGATCAATACAGCAAGTCAACACTACACAGAaagtgatcacacacacacacctggtaatACGCTTTCTTGATCTCTTTCTGGGTGGCAGTGCGTGGTACCTCCAACACCGTGTAGAAGTCCTGTTTGTTGGAGGCTGGGGCACTTGTGTGGAAGGACAGTGTGCAGATGACATGGGGAGATTTAACACCTGGAACTACCAAGAAAGGGCATGTGAGTAGATTACACCTGGCAACATGACTGTGgattattattgttgtccttctgTAGTTATCTATTTTCAAGGTAGCTACAGGCCTGTACACTCACAATTCATCTATAACACTAAGCAGGACTCTATCGATATATCTGAGGACTCAATCAAATACATAAAGTTAGCTGCTGTCTATGATGATMRACTCTTGGGCCAATAAGTTCCTAGCAAACGCCAGTTGGCATATATAGCTAGCTAATCAGGGATCATGCAAATACTGCTAGTTCAACGCAGTGTTTGACTGTACAGTTCAGTAGCTATTCCTGACAGTCCGTTCAAGATCATCAGTGCTGTGACCTGACATGACTTGCCATGCAATGACTATGGAGCTGCAGGCTAGCTACAGTACACAACACCCCCAGCAATTTGAATGCGTACAagctaactactagctagctaTGGGCTAAGGTTAGTCTGTCTTTCAGTTGTATCGTTAGGAATGTTACCATGGTGTCAATTTTTTTGTTGCAGACTGTCAGTTGTTTCCAAAAATGTGAATGGAAACTACGAGAAACGCGAGCATCAAGCTAgcctagcttgctaacgttagttaggcCGTCTCTGTGCACCCACCTGACAGACCTCTCAATGTCAACGCATTCCCCGTGCCCCCACGCATTGCATTGCTTCCCGACCAGATTTTCTGTGCTCCAAAAGTCGACAGACTTCTTGAGCCTCCATTGGAAGGGGCCAGAGCACAACAAGCAGGACGGTGACCGGAGGACACGGCAACTGTTATCCAACGTGTGGAGCAGCGAGCCGCTGAGGACGCCATCATTACTCTACTGCTGTTACTCAGCGGGGACTGCGCATGTCCGTGACACCACTTTACTTGCATATGCGCAAGTCCCCACATGCGTAGTCCCCGCAGAAGAGTTGACTgtcaataaatgtattttgtttcaagATGAGCGCAAACTAACTTTCACTCTGTTGAAACATCTGTACTTGAGAAACTGTGGAAGAGTATTTAAACATTTGTTTCCCATGTAGTCCGCTTCAAACTCACGGCAATTACGATTAAACGTTTCAAAACAGAAACATTTGGTATTTTACGGTGGT
The genomic region above belongs to Salvelinus sp. IW2-2015 unplaced genomic scaffold, ASM291031v2 Un_scaffold10391, whole genome shotgun sequence and contains:
- the LOC112079937 gene encoding dnaJ homolog subfamily A member 3, mitochondrial, translating into MMASSAARCSTRWITVAVSSGHRPACCALAPSNGGSRSLSTFGAQKIWSGSNAMRGGTGNALTLRGLSGVKSPHVICTLSFHTSAPASNKQDFYTVLEVPRTATQKEIKKAYYQMAKKYHPDTNKEDPKAKEKFAQLAEAYEVLSDEVKRKQYDTYGVAGFDASQAGGGGGHQQYWSGQANSVDPEELFRKIFGEFSGSRGFGDFNAVFDQPQEFIMELTFTQAAKGVNKEMAFNTEASCQRCDGKGSEPGTKVVHCHYCNGSGMETVNTGPFVMRSTCRRCNGKGTVISTPCNSCHGTGQTRQKKTVMVPVPAGETHLHTDCHSLLYLPSLI